In Nocardioides jishulii, the DNA window AACGGTGTTGCCGCGGCAATGCCCCGGGCAACGGTCCGGTCGGCGCGTCACCGCCCCGTACGTCCGTCGAGGCACTCGCGCAGCAGGTCGACGTGGCCCATGTGGCGGGCGTACTCCTCGACCATGTGCACCGCCATGTCCCGCACGCTGACCGTCCCGCCCTGACCATCGGGCAAGCCGACGATGAGCTCGGCCTCCGGCCAGTCGTCCCAGACGCGGCGCGCGTGCTCGACCTCGGTGCGCCAGGTGAGCCAGGCGGCGTCCACCCCCTCCTCGGTCGGCGAGATGTCGCTGAAGCCGCCGGTGCCGTCCTCGTAGAGACGCTGGCCTCCCGCGTCGCCGCCGAGGGTCAGCCTGAACCAGCGGTGCTCCACGCGTGCCATGTGCTGCACCATCCCGAGCAGCGAGAGGTCCGAGGGCGGCACGGACCGTGTCCCCATCTGCTCCGGCGTCAGGTCCTCGCACTTGAGCCGCAACGTCAACCGGTGGTGCTCGAGGGAGGTGGTGAGCGTCCCCTTCTCCCCGACGCCGAACGAGAGCTGCGTGCGGGGGTCGTCGTGGGGGAGGAGCCACATCTCGGTCATGCCGCCAGCGCACCACACCCGCTGCGCGCCGACAAGGGGCACGAGGGCCGAACGGCGGGAGCCGGGAACGGGTGTGACGCGATCGAGTTGGCGACGTGGGCGAGACGGTGCGTACGATGGGCACAGGCGTCTGAGCCGTCATCAGCGGCGAGCCTTTCGGAAGAACAGGTCTCCCACGCCGGGGAGTGCCCCACTAGAACCGGACGGGTCCGGCCCGACACAGCCGACGAACGAGTGGTCCCGCGCCCAGCGGGGCAATCGAGGTGGTACCGCGGCATCCGTCGTCCTCGTGTGAGATCCCCACGACCCGACGTACGCAGGAGCCCCTCATGGCCTACCCCAAGGTCTCGCACACCGGCCAGAACGACGTCCCCTCGAGCCCGCGCTTTCCCGCGATCGAGGAGTCGGTGCTGGCCTACTGGAAGGCGGACGGCACCTTCGAGGCGTCCCTGGCGCAGCGCGACGGCGGCCCCCACGGGGAGGACGAGTTCGTCTTCTACGACGGCCCGCCCTTCGCCAACGGCCTGCCGCACTACGGCCACCTGCTCACCGGCTACGTGAAGGACATCGTCCCGCGCTACCAGACGATGCGCGGCAAGCGCGTCGAGCGCCGCTTCGGCTGGGACACCCACGGCCTGCCTGCCGAGCTCGAGGCCATGCGTCAGGGCGGCATCAAGACCACCGACGAGATCGTCGAGATGGGCATCGACAAGTTCAACGACGCCTGCCGCGCCTCGGTGCTGAAGTACGCCGACGAGTGGCAGACCTACGTCACCCGCCAGGCCCGCTGGGTCGACTTCGACAACGACTACAAGACCATGAACCCCGAGTTCATGGAGTCGGTCATCTGGGCCTTCAAGCAGCTGCACGAGAAGGGCTGGATCTACGAGGGCTTCCGCGTCCTGCCCTACTGCTGGAAGGACGAGACGCCGCTCTCCAACCACGAGCTGCGCATGGACGACGACGTCTACAAGATGCGCCAGGACCCGGCGGTCACGGTCGGCTTCACGCTGACCGACCGCGGCGACGACCCCGTGCTCGACGGCGCGAAGATCCTCGTCTGGACCACCACGCCGTGGACGCTGCCCTCCAACCTCGCGGTGATGGTCGGCTCGGAGATCGACTACGTGGTCGTCGAGGCACCGGTGCCGGGCACCGAGGAGAAGGCGCGCTACGTGCTCGCCGAGGCCCTGCTCGGCAAGTACGCCCGCGAGCTGGCTGACGCCGACGCCGCTGAGGGGGAAAGCGGCTTCACCGTGCTGGCGACCTACAAGGGTGCCGACCTCGTGGGCCGCACCTACACGCCGCCCTTCTCCTACTACCTGGGCCACGAGAACGCCTTCCGCGTGGTCGCCGCCGACGACGCGGTGACCACCACCGACGGAACCGGAGTCGTGCACACCGCCGGCGCCTTCGGTGAGGTCGACAAGGAGGTCACCGACCGCGAGGGCATCGAGGCCGTCATGCCGGTCGGCAAGGACGGCACCTTCACCCACCCGGTCGACGAGTACGCCGGGATGCTGGTCTTCGACGCCAACCCGCACGTCATCGACCACCTCAAGGCCGCCACCCGGGGCGAGTCCGAGCGTGGTGCGGTCACGCCCGGCACGGTCCTGCTGCGTCGTGAGTCCTACGAGCACTCCTACCCGCACTGCTGGCGCTGCCGCGAGCCCTTGATCTACAAGGGCGTCTCGTCGTGGTTCGTCGAGGTGACCGCCTTCAAGGACCAGATGCTCGCCAACAACGAGCTCATCAACTGGGTGCCCGACCACATCAAGCACGGCCAGTTCGGCAAGTGGCTGGAGAACGCCCGCGACTGGTCGATCACCCGCAACCGCTTCTGGGGCTCCCCGGTGCCGGTGTGGAAGTCGGACAACCCGGAGTACCCGCGCCTCGACGTCTACGGCTCCTTCGCCGAGATCGAGCGCGACTTCGGCCGGTTGCCGCTGAACGCCGACGGCGAGCCCGACCTGCACCGCCCCTGGGTCGACGACCTGACCCGGCCCAACCCGGACGACCCGACCGGCAAGAGCACCATGCGCCGCGTCACCGACGTGCTCGACGTCTGGTTCGACTCGGGTTCGATGTCGTTCGCCCAGAACCACTACCCGTTCGAGAACGCGGACTGGTTCGACGGCACCGCCGACAAGAAGGGCCACTTCCCGGGCGACTTCATCGTCGAGTACATCGGCCAGACCCGCGGCTGGTTCTACACGCTGCACATCCTGGCCACCGGCATCTTCGGCAAGCCCGCCTTCAAGAACTGCATCAGCCACGGCATCGTGCTCGGCTCCGACGGCCAGAAGATGAGCAAGTCGCTGCGCAACTACCCCGACGTCTCGGAGGTCTTCGACCGCGACGGCGCCGACGCGATGCGCTGGTTCCTGATGTCGAGCCCGATCCTGCGCGGCGGCAACCTGGTCGTCACCGAGGGCGGCATCCGCGACTCGGTGCGCCAGGTGCTGATCCCGCTGTGGAACACCTGGTACTTCTTCCAGATGTACGCCAACGCGGCTGGCTACGAGGCGAAGAAGCGGTCGGACGCGGAGCAGTCCACGCACCCGATGGACCGCTACCTGCTCGCCAAGACGGCGGAGTTCGTCGCGACCTCGACCGCGCAGCACGACGCGTACGACATCGCGGGCGCCTGCGAGTCGATGCGCACCTTCCTCGACGTGCTGACGAACTGGTACGTCCGTCGCTCGCGCGAGCGCTTCTGGGCCCAGGGCGTCACCGACGGCGACGTGGCGCCCGAGACCGCGGACGCGTTCGACACGCTCTACACGGTGCTGGAGACGGTGCTGCGCGTGGCCGCGCCGCTGCTGCCGCTGGTCAGCGAGGAGATCTGGCGCGGCCTGACCGGTGGCCGTTCGGTGCACCTCACCGACTGGCCCACGCCCGAGGAGCTGCCGCAGGACCACGCGCTGGTGGCCCAGATGGACCTCGTCCGCGACATCTGCTCGGCCGGCT includes these proteins:
- a CDS encoding DinB family protein gives rise to the protein MTEMWLLPHDDPRTQLSFGVGEKGTLTTSLEHHRLTLRLKCEDLTPEQMGTRSVPPSDLSLLGMVQHMARVEHRWFRLTLGGDAGGQRLYEDGTGGFSDISPTEEGVDAAWLTWRTEVEHARRVWDDWPEAELIVGLPDGQGGTVSVRDMAVHMVEEYARHMGHVDLLRECLDGRTGR
- the ileS gene encoding isoleucine--tRNA ligase, with the protein product MAYPKVSHTGQNDVPSSPRFPAIEESVLAYWKADGTFEASLAQRDGGPHGEDEFVFYDGPPFANGLPHYGHLLTGYVKDIVPRYQTMRGKRVERRFGWDTHGLPAELEAMRQGGIKTTDEIVEMGIDKFNDACRASVLKYADEWQTYVTRQARWVDFDNDYKTMNPEFMESVIWAFKQLHEKGWIYEGFRVLPYCWKDETPLSNHELRMDDDVYKMRQDPAVTVGFTLTDRGDDPVLDGAKILVWTTTPWTLPSNLAVMVGSEIDYVVVEAPVPGTEEKARYVLAEALLGKYARELADADAAEGESGFTVLATYKGADLVGRTYTPPFSYYLGHENAFRVVAADDAVTTTDGTGVVHTAGAFGEVDKEVTDREGIEAVMPVGKDGTFTHPVDEYAGMLVFDANPHVIDHLKAATRGESERGAVTPGTVLLRRESYEHSYPHCWRCREPLIYKGVSSWFVEVTAFKDQMLANNELINWVPDHIKHGQFGKWLENARDWSITRNRFWGSPVPVWKSDNPEYPRLDVYGSFAEIERDFGRLPLNADGEPDLHRPWVDDLTRPNPDDPTGKSTMRRVTDVLDVWFDSGSMSFAQNHYPFENADWFDGTADKKGHFPGDFIVEYIGQTRGWFYTLHILATGIFGKPAFKNCISHGIVLGSDGQKMSKSLRNYPDVSEVFDRDGADAMRWFLMSSPILRGGNLVVTEGGIRDSVRQVLIPLWNTWYFFQMYANAAGYEAKKRSDAEQSTHPMDRYLLAKTAEFVATSTAQHDAYDIAGACESMRTFLDVLTNWYVRRSRERFWAQGVTDGDVAPETADAFDTLYTVLETVLRVAAPLLPLVSEEIWRGLTGGRSVHLTDWPTPEELPQDHALVAQMDLVRDICSAGSALRKGANLRNRLPLSGLTVVAEGASVTGFEDLVADELNLKSVRVVAPGSPEAAAYAVEQKLTVNARAAGPRLGKDVQLAIKGSKTGDWSVGADGTVTSGGLALVEGEYTLETVAGAGDGSTVTGMLPGGGFVVLDTVVTPELAAEGIARDVVRAVQQARKDAGLQVSDRIALTLDGDDAVREAVTTHEALIAGEVQATSYAVDTVVADAVAVGDGNEARFTLSKA